The window TCACGGCGCTGCTCTCCGACGAGGAGGCCGAGGTCCTGGGGCGGGCCCTGGAGAAGCTCGCGGACCTGGCGCTGGCCCTCGAGAAGCGGGAGCGGGATCACCTCGACGAGGGGTGACTGTTGACATTATCAACACGTGGGGCGTACAAGTTGTCGAGTCATCCTGAGGAGGTGGCTCGATGACCGACATGGTCACCATCTGCGAGTGTTTCGCCCGGGACGGGCTTCAGCACGAACCCACGTTCGTGCCGACCGCGGACAAGATCGCCCTGCTGGACAGCTTCGCCGACGCCGGCTTCCGCCGCATCGAGGCGACCAGTTACAGCCATCCGAAGTGGGTGCCCGCCTTCGCGGACGCCCGTGAGGTCCTGGAGGGCGTGAGCCGACGCCCCGGCGTGGCGTTCAAGGCGACGTGCCCGAACCCGCGCGCCGTCGAGCGGGCGCTGGCCGATCTCGACCGCGGCGCGGGCGCCGAGGAACTGAGCCTGCTGGTCTCGGCCAGCGAGAGCCATACGCGCAAGAACCTGCGCAGCACACGCGCGCAGCAGTGGGAGCGCGTCGAGGAGATGACCGCCCTCGCGGGCGGGCGCTTCCGGCTCGTGGGCGTCGTGTCCGTCGCGTTCGGCTGTCCTTTCGAGGGGCGGGTGGATCCTGGGCGCGTGGCCGAGGACGTCGCCCGTTTCGTCGAACTCGGAGCGGACGCCGTGACCCTCGGGGACACGACGGGCGTCGCCACGCCCAGGTCGGTCGCCTCGCTCTTCGACCGCCTGGACCGCGCCCACCCCGGGTTCGCGCTCATCGCCCACTTCCACAACACACGCGGGACGGCCGTCGCCAACGCGGTCGCCGCCCTGGAGGCAGGGTGCCGGCACTTCGACAGCGCCCTGGGAGGAGTCGGCGGCCATCCGTCGAAGATCGGCTATGGAGCCGGACTCACGGGGAACGTGTGCACGGAGGACCTGGTGTCCCTGTTCGAGAGCATGGGCGTGGACACCGGTATCGACCCGGACGCACTCGCGACCGCGTCCCGGGCCTGCGAGGCGGCGTTGGGCCGCCCCCTGCACAGCATGGTGGCCCGTGCCGGATTCCGTCCCGCAGCCGCCTGACCCCGCCCACCGAGGAGAACCTTCTGTGACCGTCACGACCAGCGGGCAGCAGGCCGACGCGGCTGCGACCGCCTCCGGCACACTGCTCGCCGAGGACCGCGGAGCCGTCCGCGTCCTCACCCTCAACCGCCCCGACAAGCTCAACGCCCTGGACACCGCGCTCACCCGCGCCCTGAGCGCCGCGCTCACCGCGGCGGAGGACGACGAGCGGGTCCGCGCGGTCGTCCTCACCGGCGCGGGCCGCGCCTTCTGCGCGGGCGCCGACCTGTCGGAGTTCTCCACCCTCACACCGGACCGGCCGGAAGCCGTCCTGGAGCGGGCGGAACTGACCGCACGCCTGCAGACGCAGATGCAGCGGATGGGCACGCCGGTCGTCGCCGCCGTGCGTGGTGCGGCCGTGGGCGGCGGGGCCGGACTGGCGATCGGCGCCGACATGACGGTCGTGGCGACGGATCTGAAGTTCGGCTATCCCGAGCTGCGGCACTCCATCGTCCCGGCCCTCGTCATGACGGGCCTCCAGCGGCACCTGAACCGCAAGCTGGCCTTCGAACTGATCAGCACGGGCAGGCTGCTGACCGCCGCCGAGGCCCTGGAGCACGGGCTTGCCAACCGCGTCGTGGAACCGGACCTGGTGGTCGAATCCGCCCTGGAGACGGCGCAGCGGTGGGCGGCGGTCGAACCGCGCGCGCTCCGGGCGGCGAAGGACCTGTTCTACCGTGTCGCGGACCTGCCCACCGAGGCCGCGATGCGGGCGGGCCAGGACGTCAACGCACTGATGCGGGGGTTCCGCAAGTGACGGACAGCACCGCGTCGGGGCCTCTCGACGGCATCACCGTCCTCGACTTCTCCCGGGTGCTCGCCGCCCCGATGGCCACCCAGATCCTCGCCGAGCAGGGAGCCACCGTCATCAAGGTCGAACGACCGGGCGGCGGCGACGAGACGCGGGGTTTCGAGCCCCGTCTCCCCCACGGTGAGAGCGCCTACTTCTTCGCCTTCAACCGCGGGAAGCACTCGGTCACCCTGGACCTCAAGGACCCCCGCGGCAGGGACGTCGCCCGCCGGCTCGCCGCCAGGGCCGACATCGTCGTGGAGAACTTCCTCCCCGGCGCCATGGACCGTCTGGGTCTGGGCTACGACGATCTCAGCACCGGGAACCCGGGGCTCGTGTACATCTCGGCCACCGGTTTCGGGCAGAGCGGACCCGACCGCCTGCGCAAGGGCTACGACACCGTCTTCCAGGCCCTCTCCGGTGTGATGGACATGACCGGCGAACCCGAAGGGCCGCCCAGCAAGACCGGCATACCGGTGGCGGACATGACGTCCGGCCTCTGGATCGCGATAGCCGCCCTCACCGGGCTGGCCGGTCGCGGTGTCACCGGTCGCGGACGACACTTCGACGTCTCCATGATGGATGTCCAGCTCAGTCTGCACGCCCTCAACGCGGCCCGGCTGTTCGCGCTGGACGAGGACCCGGTGCGCACGGGCACCCAGCACCCGGGGCGTGTCCCGTCCGCCGCGTTCCGGGCGGCGGACGGCGGCTGGCTGCACATCAGCGGGAGCGACCAGCACTGGGCGCCCCTGTGCTCCGTACTCGGCCTCGCCGAACTCGGCGCCGATCCGGCGCTGCGGTCCAACGCGGGGCGGGTGGCCCAGCGGGACCGGGTCATGACCGCCCTGCGCGCGGCGGTCGGCGGCCGGGACCGCGAGCGGCTCCTGAAGGAACTGCGGGCGGCGGACGTCCCGGCCGGTGAGGTCCGGGACGTCCGCGAGGCCCTGGCCGCCCCGCAGGCACGGGCGCGGGGCGTGGTCACCGACTTCGAGCACCCCACCGAGGGCACCTTCAAGGCCCTGCGCACACCGCTGCGCGAGACCGGCGGCGAACCCCTGCCCGCGGGGACACCGCCACTGCTCGGCGCCGACACCGAAGCCGTGCTCGCACGGTTCGCCGGCCTGGACGACCACGAGATCGACGGCCTGCGGGCCGCGGGGGTGATCTGAGATGACCACGACCGACGAACCGTCCCGTCCGACGACGCCCCGCGTGACGTACGCGGTCTCCGACGGCATCGCCCGGGTCGAGCTGGCCCGGCCCGAAGCCCGTAACGCGGTCGACCTCCGCATGTGCCGCGAACTGCGGTCCGCTTTCGAGGAACTCGACGCCGCGGACGACGTACGCGTGGTGCTCCTGTCCGCCCGCGGCCCCGCCTTCTGCGCCGGAGCCGACCTCAAGGAGCGGGCCGGCCGGGACGCCGCCTGGGTCCGCCGCCGACGGCTCGCCTCCTTCGCCGCCTACCAGGCCGTCCAGGAGTGCCGCCGACCCGTCGTCGCCCTCGTGCACGGCGCGGTCGTGGGATCCGGCGGTGAGATCACGCTGGCCGCGGACTTCGCCCTCGCCGCCGAGGGAACCACCTTCCGCTTCCCCGAACCGCACTGGGGCACGGTCGGCGCCACCCAGCGCCTGCAGCGGGCCGTCGGCAGGCGCCGCGCCAAGGAACTCCTCTTCACGGGGCGGTCCATGTCCGCCGCGGAGGCCCTGGACCTGGGCGTCGTCTCCCGTGTCGTGGAGGCCGGCCGGCTGGCGCAGGCCGGGGAGGACGTCGCCGCGGCCATCGCCGGCGCGCCCCCGCTGGCCATGGCCCTGACCAAGCGGGCCATCGACCTCGGCGGCGAGACGGACCTCGACCGAGGCATCCGGATCGAGATGTCCGCCATCGAGCAGTGCCTCTCCGACGGCGGCTGGCGCGACGGCGTGGACCGCTTCGCACGCCGCGGTTCCGGCGGCGCGGAAGCCGGCCCCTCCCTGATCGACGATTCGGCGCACGCCGCGTTCGTGACCGACGCCCCCACGACGACCGACGAGGAGCACCGATGAACCTCAGGCAGGCCTGCCCCCTGACCGCCCATGAGGCGCTGGAGCGCGCGGCGCTGCTCGCCCCCGACGTGGAGGCGGTGGTCACGGCCGGGGAGCGTCTCACCTACGCCGAGCTCGCCGCCGAGGTCAGCCGGATCCGGTCCGCTCTGGCCGGCGCCGGCATCGGCCGGGGCGACCGCGTCGGTCTGTGCCTGGGGAACGGACCGCGCTGGGTGGCCCTGTTCGTCGCTCTGGGATCGGTCGGAGCGGTGACGGTTCCGGTCAACACCCGGTACACCGCCGACGAGGTGGAGCACACCCTCGTCCACGCCGGGGTCACCACCCTGTTCACCGCCGACCGGGTGCTGCGCGTCGACCTCCTCGACATCCTCCGTGACCTCGGCGTCGGCGCCGACGGCACCCCCACCGGGGCCCGCCTTCCCGGCCTTGGCCGGGTCGTCGTGTGCGGCGACGAGGTGCCCGGCTGGGCGACGTCCTGGCCGGATTTCCTGTCCGAGGGCACCGACGAGGTCCCCGCGACCGGCACCCCGGACGACATCCTGCTCGTCCAGTACACCTCCGGTACGACCTCCCGGCCCAAGGGCGTGCTCCTCACCCACCGGAGCATGTGCGCCGACGCGTTCTTCTCCGGCGCCCGTCTCGGCCTGCGCCCCGGGGACCGCTTCCACAGCGCCCGGCCCTTCTTCCACGTCGCCGGCAGCACCCTGTCCGTACTGGCTGCCATGCAGCACGCCACCACGCTGGTGACGATGCCGAAGTTCGAGCCGGCCGAGGCACTGCGGCTGATGGAGCAGGAGGGCTGCACCCACTTCTCCGGCAACGACACCATCGCCCTGATGCTGCTCAACCACCCCGACCGTGCGCGGCGCACACTCAGGCTCCGGGGTGCGTGGGTCGCGGCCTCCCCCACGGTGATCCGCAGGGTGATCGACGAGCTGGGAGCCGGCGAGTGCGTGGCGGGATACGGGCTGTCGGAGGCGTCCCCGAACGTCGCCCAGTCCTGCTGGTGGGAGGACGACGAGGTGAGGGCGTCCGGAGCGATGCTGGTGCAGCCCGGTGTCGAGGTCCGGATCCGCGCCGCGGACGACACCCGTGACTGCGCCCCCGGTGAGCCCGGTGCGATCCTGGTACGCGGATGGAACGTCATGCGGGGTTACCTCGACGCCCCCGAGGCGACGGCGGCCGTCGTCGACTCCGACGGCTGGCTGGACACCGGTGACGTCGGCGCACTGGACGTCACGGGGCGCCTGCACTTCGTGGGACGGACCAAGGACATCATCCGGGTGGGCGGTGAGAACGTCGCACCCGCCGATCTGGAGAACACGCTCCACCGCCACCCGGACGTCCGGCAGGCGGTCGTGGTGGGCGTTCCCGACGAGCGGCTGGTGGAGGTGCCCTTCGCGTTCGTGGTGCTCACCGGGCCGGGCACCACCGAGGACGAGCTGATCGCGTGGGCGCGTACCCGCATGGCGGGCTTCAAGGTTCCCCGTCACCTGCGCATCGTCGACGGCTTCGAGAGCATCGGCATGACCGCGAGTTCCAAGATCCAGCGCAACCGGCTGGCCGCGCACGCCCGCCATCTCCTCGCCGGGCAGGACCACGAGGTGTCCGCATGACCAGCATCCCCACTCCGGTCACCCGTCTCCTCGGCACCCGCCTGCCCGTGGTCCAGGCGGGCATGTCCTGGGCCTCGTCGAGCTCGGCCCTTCCCGTTGCCGTCAGCCGGGCCGGCGGGCTGGGGGTCGTCGCCGCGGGTCCCATGCGCCTGGACGACCTCGCCCGTGTGCTCGACGAGACGGCGGCGGGGACCGACCGGCCCTGGGGCGTGAACCTGCCGCTGTACCGGGCGGGGGCCGACGACGTCATCGACCTGCTCCTCGCGCGCCGTCCCCCGGTGCTGATCGCCTCGCAGGGCGGACCGCGCCGCTATCTGCGGCGGTTCCAGGACGTCGGCACGGTGTGCCTGCACGTCGTGGCGGGTGTCGAGCACGCCCGCAAGGCCGCCGACGCGGGGGTGGACGGCCTGGTCGTCGTCGGTGCGGAGGCCGGAGGCCATCCGCCGCCCGGGATGGTGACCACCCAGGTGCTCGTCCGGGCGGTCGTCTCGGCCGTGCCGGACCTTCCCGTGATCGCCTCGGGAGGTGTGGCGGACGGCGCGGGGCTGGCCGCGATGCTCGCCCTGGGAGCGGGGGCCGCCCAGTTCGGGACTCGGTTCCTCGCCACGGATGAGGCCACCGTGCACGCGGACTACAAGGCGGCGGTCCTCGCGGCGGGTGTGGAGGACACCCGTACCGTCGGCCGCGGCCTGGGCCTCGTACGCGCCCTGGACAACGACTTCACCGCGCGCATGCAGCGGCTTGAGGAGTCCGGCGCCGAACTGGACGTGCGGCGGGAGGCGTTCGTGGCCGCCAGCCTCAAGGACGCCGCGCTGCACGGCCTGATCGGCGAAGGGAAGGTCGAGGCGGGCCAGTCCGCAGGGCTCGTCGACGCGGTCCTCCCCGCGGCGGAGGTGGTCGAGCGCATCGTCGCCGAGTACCGGACCGCGCTCGGCCGTCTGCCGCTGCCCCAGGTCACCGGGGCGCGGCACGTCGTGGCCGGCTGACAGCCGGGCAGGGACCACGGGGCCCGGCCGGTGCCTCCGCGGAGGCACCGGCCGGGCTCCCGTCAGCCCCGGCGGATCTCGAAGTGGTCGATGCGCTCTCCCGACTCGGCGAGCGCGGTGACCTTCATCCGGGGATGCCGGCCGGCCTCCACCTCCACCGCGAGGAAGGAGAATCCGGTGTAGCGGACCCGGGACCACTCGACCGTCTCGGTGGCCTTTCCGCCGCCCTTGACCACGTGGTAGGTGTTCACGCTCTCCAGGTCCTTGACATGGCCCTCGTAGCTGTCCGGTGCCGGGAAGTCGTACAGCGCCTTGCCGGCACCGCCCGCGGTGACGTACACGATGCCGTCCCGCGTCGGGTCGGTGCGCTCCCCGATCGGGACCGGGCGCTTGACCGCACTCTTGAGGATCGCGTCGGTGCGCTCGTAGACGTGGTTGTGGCCGTTGATGACCAGGTCCACCTGGTGCTTCTCGAAGAGCGGCACCCAGGCGTCCCGGACGCCGCCGTCCGAGGCGTGGGCGTTGGTCGTGGAGAACGCGCAGTGGTGGAAGAAGACCACCACGAAGTCGATGTCGTGGCGGGCCCGCAGTTCTCCCAGACGCCGGTCCAGCCAGCGCGTCTGCTTGCCGTCGCTGATGCCGAAGTTGGCCGGGATCTCGTACGAGACGTCGTTGGCGTCGAGTGCGATCACGCCGACGTTGCCGTGCGTGAAGGAGTAGGCGCCGGGCTGGTGGACGGGGTCCGGGCCGTTGTCCGGCAGGGTCCAGCGGGCGTTCTGGCCGCCGTAGCCGTTCGGCGAGTACCAGGCCTCCATGTCGTGGTTGCCGGTGGTCACCATCCACGGCACGGTCTTGGACACCGTCTCGGTCTGCGCCAGGAACTGGTCCCAGGTGCGGGCGTCGTAGGTGTCGGTGCTCTGCCCGGAGCCGGAGGGGTCGGCGTAGCAGATGTCACCGGCGTGCAGGTGGAAGGCGGGGTTCTGCCCGAGGATCAGCTGGTCGTTGCCGAGCGCGTGGTAGCTGACGCCCTGGTCGCCGAAGGCCGTGAAGGTGAACGCCTCGGCGCGCTCCGGCGCGGTGGTGAAGGTGCCGAGCGTGCCGAGGTTACGGGTGTCGGCGGGGTCGAAACCGTCGTGGCCGACGCCGTAGTAGTACGTCGTGCCGGGCTTCAGCCGCTCCAGGGAGGCGTGCACGTAGTACTGCTCGGCGGCCGCGATCTTGCCGCCGTTCAGCATCGGTGTCGTCAGGTGCCGTACCTCGGCGTCGATCCTGCGGCTGAGTGCCCACGGCTTGTTCCCGATGCGGATGAAGGGCCGCTTCACGGCGAAGGGGACCTGCCAGGACACCGCCATCTGGGTCTTGGGGTCCGCCCCGTACGCGAGGTGCCTGCCGAAGGGGGCGACCAGCGAACCGTCCACCTGCGTCGTGCTGTGGTGCGACGTGATCACGTCCGGCCCGGCGGCGTACGCGGACGGGGAGACCAGTCCCGACGCCGCCAGTCCGGTGCCCGCGACGGCCGCGGTGGCCACGCCGGTGCGGAGGACACCGCGGCGGGTCAGCTTGGTACGCAGGTATTCGTGCTGCTCGGCCATGCTCATGCGGTCGGCGAGCTTCTCGGGGATTCCGAAACGGGGGATGTCCATGGCCGAAAACATCCACCGGAATACTGACCGGATTCCTTCAGGTACATGAACACTACACGTACAGCCCTCCATGAGTTCCTATAGCGGACACGGAGCGAGGCGGCGGACACGCTCCCGGCCGGTGCGCACGGCGGGGGTCACCGACCCCCCTCACCTGGGTCTTCCTCACGAGCACGGCCTGCCCGCGGGCAGGCGGCGGGCGTCCCGCACCTTCCCGCGCGGGGCTCACGCCGGTTCCCGGCAGGCGGATTCCCGGCCGGCCGCTTTGTCTCCCCACTAGAAGAAGTTGCGTTCCGGTGCGTCAAAGGGGTTTCTGGCCGGTGCAAAAGCCATTACCTTCCTGATCTGAACCGGACAACAACGGCCGGGTGCCCACCCCTCCCCCGGGCACCCGGCTCGTCGGCGCGACGGCGCGCGCCTGTGCTTCACCCCGCCCCGTCACCACACGGAGGTAACGCGTGCACAGGAGATTCACCCGGCCTCTCGCGGCGCTCGCCTGCACCCTGCTCGCCGCCGCGGGCGCCCTCACCGCCCAGCAGAGACCCGCCGAGGCCGCACCCGCGGCGGCCGACGAGTTCCAGCAGGTCACCCTGGCCAAGGGGGTGGCCGAGACCGGTGAGCCCATGACACTCGCCGTCCTGCCCGACAGATCCGTCCTGCACACCTCGCGGGACGGCACCCTGCGGCTGACCGACGCCGCGGGCACCACCAAGGTCACCGGCAAGCTCGACGTCTACTCCCACGACGAGGAAGGCCTCCAAGGCGTCGGAGTGGACCCGGGCTTCACCGGCAACCGCTTCGTCTACCTCTACTACGCGCCGAAGCTGTCGACGCCGTCGGGGGACGCGCCCGCAGGCGGCTCCGCGGCCGACTTCGCACCGTTCGACGGCGTGAACCGCCTGTCGCGCTTCGTGCTCAGGACCGACGGCACACTGGACCTCGGTTCGGAGACGAAGGTCATCGACGTCCCGGCCAGCCGAGGGCTGTGCTGCCACGTCGGCGGTGACATCGACTTCGACGCCCAGGGCAACCTGTACCTCTCCACGGGCGACGACAGCAACCCCTTCGCGTCCGACGGCTACACCCCCATCGACGAGCGGGCGGACCGCAACCCCGCGTACGACGCCCAGCGTTCGGCGGGCAACACCAACGACCTCCGCGGCAAGGTGCTGCGCATCAAGGTCAACGCCGCGGGCGGCTACTCCATCCCGTCGGGCAACCTGTTCGCTCCGGGGACCGCGAAGACCAGGCCCGAGATCTACGCGATGGGCTTCCGCAACCCGTTCCGGATGTCGGTCGACAAGCCCACCGGCATCGTCTACCTCGGCGACTACGGCCCCGACGCCGGTACCGCGAACGCGGGCCGCGGGCCGGCCGGCCAGGTCGAGTTCAACCGGATCACCAAGGCGGGCAACTACGGCTGGCCCTACTGCACCGGCAACAACAACGCCTACGTCGACTACAACTTCGCCACCTCGACGTCGGGCTCGGCCTTCTCCTGCGCCGCCCCGAAGAACACCTCGCCGAACAACACCGGCCTGACCGACCTCCCGCCGGCCCAGGCCGCCTGGATCCCCTACGACGGCGGCTCGGTACCCGAGTTCGGCAGCGGCTCGGAATCGCCCATGGGCGGCCCCGTCTACCGCTACGACGCGGCGTCCTCCTCGGCGGTCAAGTTCCCCCAGAGCTACGACGGCGACTTCTTCGCCGGTGAGTTCGGCCGCAGGTGGATCAAGCGGATCGAGCAGGGCTCCGACGGAACCGTCCAGTCGATCAACGCCTTCCCCTGGCAGGGCACCCAGGTCATGGACTCGGCCTTCGGGCCGGACGGCGCCCTCTACGTGCTCGACTACGGCACCGGCTACTTCAACGGGGACGCGAACAGCGCGGTCTACCGCATCGAGTACGTCACCGGAGGGCGCGCCCCGCTCGCCAAGGCCACCGCCGACCGCACCTCCGGCACCGCCCCGCTCGCCGTGAAGTTCTCCTCCGCCGGCAGCTCCGACCCGGACGGGGACCCGCTCACCTACGCATGGAAGTTCGGCGACGGCACGACCTCGACCGCCGCCCAGCCCTCGCACACCTACACGGCGAACGGCCGGTACACGGCCGAGCTGACGGTGTCCGACGGGACGGGCAACACGGCGACCGCCTCGGTGATCATCACCGTCGGCAACACCGCGCCCACGGTCACCCTCGACCTGCCCACCGACGGTTCCATCATCGACCCCGGCGCCGCCGTCCCGTTCAAGGTCACCGTCACCGATCCCGAGGACGGTGCGATCGACTGCTCCAAGGTCAAGGTCACCTTCATCATCGGCCACGACAGCCACGGACACCCGCAGACCTCCGCGACCGGGTGCTCGGGCACGGTGCAGACCATCGCCGACGGTGAACACGACCCCAACGCCAACATCTTCGGCGTCTGGGACGCCGAGTACACCGACAAGGGCGCGAACGGCCAGCCCGCCCTCACCACGCACGACCAGAACCTCAGCCAGGGCAGTCAGCGCCAGGCCGAGCACTTCGGGGAGTCCGCCGGCGTCCAGATCGTCGACAAGACGGCGGCGCACGGGGGCAAGGCGGTCGGCCACATCGAGAACGGCGACTGGATCTCCTTCAAGCCGTACCTCCTGGCCGACGCCACACGGATGACGGCCCGCATCGCCTCGGGCGGCGTGGGCGGGACACTGGAGGTCCGGGCGGGCACACCCACCGGAACCCTCCTCGGATCGGTGGCGGTACCGGTCACCGGAGGCTGGGAGAACTTCCAGAACGTGTCCGTGGACCTCACCAACCGCCCCGCCGGCACCACCACCCTCCACCTCGTCTTCAAGGGAGGGAGCGGATCCCTCTTCGACGTCGACGACTTCACCTTCACGACCGGTGGAACGACCGTGCGGACGGGGGCGATCACCGGAATCGCCGGCAAGTGCGTCGACGTCGCTTCGGGGGCCAGTGCCGACGGCACGCAGATACAGCTGTACGGCTGCAACAACACCGCCGCGCAGACGTGGACCGTGGCCGCCGACAGCACGCTGCGCGCGCTCGGCAAGTGCCTGGACATCAGCGGCGCCGGCACGGCCGACGGCACGAAGATCCAGCTGTACACGTGCAACAACACCGGAGCCCAGAAATGGGCACCGCAGTCCGACGGCACCCTGAGGAACCCCGCGACGGGCAAGTGCCTGGACGCGGCGGGGGGAGCATCCGCGGACGGCACGAAGCTCCACCTGTGGACCTGCACCGCCGGCGCCAACCAGAAGTGGACCCTGCCATGAGCCGACGACTCCGGCGCCTTGCCTCCTGGGGCACCTGCGCCTTACTGAGCACCGCCATGCTGCCCGCCGCGGCCACCGCCGCGGCCGGGACGGACGCACGACCGGCACCCTCCCCGGTGGCGGCCGCCGCCGCGGCCGACCCGGCGTACGACGTGCTGGTCTTCTCGAAGACGGCCGGCTTCCGCCATTCCTCCATCGACGAGGGTGTCACCGCCCTGCGCGAACTGGGCACGGCCAACAACTTCACCGTGACCGCGACCGAGGACGCGGCGGTCTTCACCCCCGCGTCCCTGGCCGGCTACGAGGCCGTCGTCTTCCTCTCCACCACGGGCGACGTGCTCAACGCCTCGCAGCAGACCGCCTTCGAGGGCTACATCCAGGCCGGCGGCGGATACGTCGGCATCCACGCGGCGGCCGACACCGAGTACGACTGGACCTGGTACGGCGGCCTGGCCGGTGCCCTCTTCCGGGCACATCCGCAGATCCAGCCCGCCACGGTCACGGTCGAGGACCGGGCGCACGACGCGACCGCCCATCTCGGCAGGACGTGGCAGCGCACCGACGAGTGGTACGACTACCGCACCAACCCGCGCACCACCGCGCACGTCCTGGCCTCGCTCGACGAGTCGACGTACAGCGGCGGGGGCATG is drawn from Streptomyces sp. NBC_00178 and contains these coding sequences:
- a CDS encoding enoyl-CoA hydratase/isomerase family protein, whose amino-acid sequence is MTVTTSGQQADAAATASGTLLAEDRGAVRVLTLNRPDKLNALDTALTRALSAALTAAEDDERVRAVVLTGAGRAFCAGADLSEFSTLTPDRPEAVLERAELTARLQTQMQRMGTPVVAAVRGAAVGGGAGLAIGADMTVVATDLKFGYPELRHSIVPALVMTGLQRHLNRKLAFELISTGRLLTAAEALEHGLANRVVEPDLVVESALETAQRWAAVEPRALRAAKDLFYRVADLPTEAAMRAGQDVNALMRGFRK
- a CDS encoding AMP-binding protein, which translates into the protein MNLRQACPLTAHEALERAALLAPDVEAVVTAGERLTYAELAAEVSRIRSALAGAGIGRGDRVGLCLGNGPRWVALFVALGSVGAVTVPVNTRYTADEVEHTLVHAGVTTLFTADRVLRVDLLDILRDLGVGADGTPTGARLPGLGRVVVCGDEVPGWATSWPDFLSEGTDEVPATGTPDDILLVQYTSGTTSRPKGVLLTHRSMCADAFFSGARLGLRPGDRFHSARPFFHVAGSTLSVLAAMQHATTLVTMPKFEPAEALRLMEQEGCTHFSGNDTIALMLLNHPDRARRTLRLRGAWVAASPTVIRRVIDELGAGECVAGYGLSEASPNVAQSCWWEDDEVRASGAMLVQPGVEVRIRAADDTRDCAPGEPGAILVRGWNVMRGYLDAPEATAAVVDSDGWLDTGDVGALDVTGRLHFVGRTKDIIRVGGENVAPADLENTLHRHPDVRQAVVVGVPDERLVEVPFAFVVLTGPGTTEDELIAWARTRMAGFKVPRHLRIVDGFESIGMTASSKIQRNRLAAHARHLLAGQDHEVSA
- a CDS encoding hydroxymethylglutaryl-CoA lyase, which produces MTDMVTICECFARDGLQHEPTFVPTADKIALLDSFADAGFRRIEATSYSHPKWVPAFADAREVLEGVSRRPGVAFKATCPNPRAVERALADLDRGAGAEELSLLVSASESHTRKNLRSTRAQQWERVEEMTALAGGRFRLVGVVSVAFGCPFEGRVDPGRVAEDVARFVELGADAVTLGDTTGVATPRSVASLFDRLDRAHPGFALIAHFHNTRGTAVANAVAALEAGCRHFDSALGGVGGHPSKIGYGAGLTGNVCTEDLVSLFESMGVDTGIDPDALATASRACEAALGRPLHSMVARAGFRPAAA
- a CDS encoding NAD(P)H-dependent flavin oxidoreductase, with the translated sequence MTSIPTPVTRLLGTRLPVVQAGMSWASSSSALPVAVSRAGGLGVVAAGPMRLDDLARVLDETAAGTDRPWGVNLPLYRAGADDVIDLLLARRPPVLIASQGGPRRYLRRFQDVGTVCLHVVAGVEHARKAADAGVDGLVVVGAEAGGHPPPGMVTTQVLVRAVVSAVPDLPVIASGGVADGAGLAAMLALGAGAAQFGTRFLATDEATVHADYKAAVLAAGVEDTRTVGRGLGLVRALDNDFTARMQRLEESGAELDVRREAFVAASLKDAALHGLIGEGKVEAGQSAGLVDAVLPAAEVVERIVAEYRTALGRLPLPQVTGARHVVAG
- a CDS encoding enoyl-CoA hydratase/isomerase family protein, giving the protein MTTTDEPSRPTTPRVTYAVSDGIARVELARPEARNAVDLRMCRELRSAFEELDAADDVRVVLLSARGPAFCAGADLKERAGRDAAWVRRRRLASFAAYQAVQECRRPVVALVHGAVVGSGGEITLAADFALAAEGTTFRFPEPHWGTVGATQRLQRAVGRRRAKELLFTGRSMSAAEALDLGVVSRVVEAGRLAQAGEDVAAAIAGAPPLAMALTKRAIDLGGETDLDRGIRIEMSAIEQCLSDGGWRDGVDRFARRGSGGAEAGPSLIDDSAHAAFVTDAPTTTDEEHR
- a CDS encoding purple acid phosphatase family protein is translated as MDIPRFGIPEKLADRMSMAEQHEYLRTKLTRRGVLRTGVATAAVAGTGLAASGLVSPSAYAAGPDVITSHHSTTQVDGSLVAPFGRHLAYGADPKTQMAVSWQVPFAVKRPFIRIGNKPWALSRRIDAEVRHLTTPMLNGGKIAAAEQYYVHASLERLKPGTTYYYGVGHDGFDPADTRNLGTLGTFTTAPERAEAFTFTAFGDQGVSYHALGNDQLILGQNPAFHLHAGDICYADPSGSGQSTDTYDARTWDQFLAQTETVSKTVPWMVTTGNHDMEAWYSPNGYGGQNARWTLPDNGPDPVHQPGAYSFTHGNVGVIALDANDVSYEIPANFGISDGKQTRWLDRRLGELRARHDIDFVVVFFHHCAFSTTNAHASDGGVRDAWVPLFEKHQVDLVINGHNHVYERTDAILKSAVKRPVPIGERTDPTRDGIVYVTAGGAGKALYDFPAPDSYEGHVKDLESVNTYHVVKGGGKATETVEWSRVRYTGFSFLAVEVEAGRHPRMKVTALAESGERIDHFEIRRG
- a CDS encoding CaiB/BaiF CoA transferase family protein, whose product is MTDSTASGPLDGITVLDFSRVLAAPMATQILAEQGATVIKVERPGGGDETRGFEPRLPHGESAYFFAFNRGKHSVTLDLKDPRGRDVARRLAARADIVVENFLPGAMDRLGLGYDDLSTGNPGLVYISATGFGQSGPDRLRKGYDTVFQALSGVMDMTGEPEGPPSKTGIPVADMTSGLWIAIAALTGLAGRGVTGRGRHFDVSMMDVQLSLHALNAARLFALDEDPVRTGTQHPGRVPSAAFRAADGGWLHISGSDQHWAPLCSVLGLAELGADPALRSNAGRVAQRDRVMTALRAAVGGRDRERLLKELRAADVPAGEVRDVREALAAPQARARGVVTDFEHPTEGTFKALRTPLRETGGEPLPAGTPPLLGADTEAVLARFAGLDDHEIDGLRAAGVI